From Citricoccus sp. SGAir0253, a single genomic window includes:
- a CDS encoding bifunctional riboflavin kinase/FAD synthetase, whose translation MHYWDGLAAVPSGLEPSVVTIGNFDGVHRGHRQVLDQVVTAARAEGLAAVALTFDPHPRAVHRPNEPQEAITDLSEKVRLLAETGLDALLVVHYTLDFAQLTPEEFVRDVIVETLNARSVVVGRDVRFGLRNSGDFDTMVELGRKYHFTVIPVADFGEDRRCSSTWVRDALRAGDVAEAAGVLGRHHRVHGEVVHGFARGRELGFPTANLSDEVQGMIPADGVYAGWLHEESGRRWPAAISVGSNPTFDGVARVVEAHVIDRPREAVEDFDLYGQQVTVEFVERLRGMVAFEGIPKLIDQMTDDVERTRRILTAAAERPGPGAA comes from the coding sequence GTGCACTACTGGGACGGACTCGCCGCGGTGCCGTCCGGGCTGGAGCCGTCCGTCGTGACGATCGGGAACTTCGACGGGGTCCACCGCGGCCACCGGCAGGTCCTGGACCAGGTCGTGACGGCCGCGCGGGCCGAGGGCCTGGCCGCCGTCGCCCTGACCTTCGACCCGCACCCCCGCGCCGTCCACCGGCCCAACGAGCCGCAGGAGGCCATCACCGACCTCTCGGAGAAGGTCCGGCTGCTCGCGGAGACCGGCCTGGACGCGCTGCTGGTGGTGCACTACACCCTGGACTTCGCGCAGCTGACCCCCGAGGAGTTCGTGCGGGACGTCATCGTGGAGACGCTCAACGCCCGCTCCGTGGTGGTCGGCCGGGACGTCCGCTTCGGGCTGCGCAACTCCGGCGACTTCGACACGATGGTCGAGCTGGGCCGGAAGTACCACTTCACCGTGATCCCCGTGGCGGACTTCGGCGAGGACCGCCGCTGCTCCTCCACGTGGGTCCGGGACGCCCTGCGCGCCGGGGACGTCGCCGAGGCCGCCGGGGTGCTCGGCCGCCACCACCGCGTCCACGGCGAGGTGGTGCACGGCTTCGCCCGCGGCCGCGAGCTCGGCTTCCCCACGGCGAACCTCTCCGACGAGGTCCAGGGGATGATCCCCGCGGACGGCGTGTACGCCGGCTGGCTCCACGAGGAGTCCGGCCGCCGCTGGCCCGCCGCGATCTCGGTGGGCTCGAACCCGACGTTCGACGGCGTGGCGCGCGTGGTCGAGGCGCACGTCATCGACCGCCCCCGGGAGGCGGTCGAGGACTTCGACCTCTACGGCCAGCAGGTCACGGTCGAGTTCGTCGAGCGGTTGCGCGGCATGGTCGCCTTCGAGGGCATCCCCAAGCTCATCGACCAGATGACCGACGACGTCGAGCGCACCCGCCGCATCCTCACCGCCGCCGCGGAGCGCCCCGGCCCCGGCGCGGCGTGA
- the truB gene encoding tRNA pseudouridine(55) synthase TruB, with protein MSRELPEGAPGTSASGLVLVDKPAGWTSHDVVGKVRRLAGTRKVGHAGTLDPMATGLLVVGFNKATRLLTAITGSDKTYLATVRLGQSTVTDDAEGEVVQTRLANAVTEERVRAAMAALTGDIQQVPSSVSAIKVDGRRSYDRVRAGEEVALAARPVTVRRFELTGFRRLEGGTVVDLDVEVDCSSGTYIRALARDLGRALDTGGHLTALRRTAVGPFSVADAVTVEQLGRRFTATELSAAAAGLFPVRRLTAEEAVELSFGRRIAPTGREGTVAAQAPDGTVVALVADRDGVARAEIVFAAAGSDGR; from the coding sequence GTGAGCCGGGAGCTGCCCGAGGGCGCTCCCGGTACCTCGGCCTCCGGCCTGGTGCTGGTGGACAAGCCGGCCGGCTGGACCTCCCACGACGTCGTCGGGAAGGTCCGCCGGCTGGCCGGCACCCGCAAGGTGGGGCACGCCGGCACTCTGGACCCCATGGCGACCGGCCTGCTGGTCGTCGGGTTCAACAAGGCCACGCGCCTGCTGACCGCCATCACCGGCTCGGACAAGACCTACCTGGCCACCGTCCGGCTCGGCCAGTCGACGGTGACCGACGACGCCGAGGGCGAGGTCGTGCAGACCCGGCTGGCGAACGCGGTGACCGAGGAGCGCGTGCGCGCGGCCATGGCCGCGCTCACGGGGGACATCCAACAGGTCCCCTCGTCGGTGTCCGCCATCAAGGTGGACGGGCGCCGGTCCTACGACCGCGTGCGCGCGGGCGAGGAGGTCGCGCTGGCGGCCCGGCCCGTGACCGTCCGGCGCTTCGAGCTCACCGGCTTCCGCCGGCTCGAGGGCGGAACGGTCGTGGACCTCGACGTCGAGGTGGACTGCTCCTCCGGGACCTACATCCGGGCCCTGGCCCGGGACCTCGGCCGGGCGCTGGACACGGGCGGCCACCTGACCGCGCTGCGGCGCACCGCGGTCGGCCCGTTCTCCGTGGCGGACGCCGTGACGGTGGAGCAGCTGGGCCGGAGGTTCACGGCCACCGAGCTCTCGGCGGCCGCCGCCGGGCTGTTCCCCGTGCGCCGGCTCACCGCCGAGGAGGCGGTGGAGCTGTCCTTCGGCCGGCGCATCGCCCCCACCGGGCGCGAGGGCACCGTCGCGGCCCAGGCCCCGGACGGCACGGTCGTCGCCCTCGTGGCCGACCGGGACGGGGTGGCCCGGGCGGAGATCGTCTTCGCCGCCGCCGGCTCGGACGGGCGGTGA
- the rbfA gene encoding 30S ribosome-binding factor RbfA — protein MADPARAGRLAQRIKVLVAEALRKRVKDDRAEAITLTEVRVTNDLQHATVYYTVLGDAAAAEGAREVLETHRGTIRHEVGRQLTIRLVPTLEFVADDVPEAAAHLEEVLAQARERDAELARLRQNATFAGESDPYRKDKPGDEDTAR, from the coding sequence ATGGCTGATCCGGCACGCGCGGGCCGGCTGGCCCAGCGCATCAAGGTGCTCGTCGCCGAGGCCCTGCGCAAGCGGGTCAAGGACGATCGGGCGGAGGCCATCACGCTCACCGAGGTGCGGGTCACGAACGACCTGCAGCACGCCACCGTGTACTACACGGTGCTCGGGGACGCGGCCGCCGCGGAGGGTGCCCGGGAGGTCCTCGAGACCCACCGGGGCACCATCCGCCACGAGGTGGGGCGCCAGCTGACCATCCGGCTGGTGCCCACCCTCGAGTTCGTCGCGGACGACGTCCCCGAGGCGGCGGCCCACCTCGAGGAGGTGCTGGCCCAGGCCCGCGAGCGCGACGCCGAGCTGGCGCGCCTGCGGCAGAACGCCACCTTCGCGGGGGAGTCGGACCCGTACCGCAAGGACAAGCCCGGGGACGAGGACACCGCCCGGTGA